One stretch of Bos indicus x Bos taurus breed Angus x Brahman F1 hybrid chromosome 22, Bos_hybrid_MaternalHap_v2.0, whole genome shotgun sequence DNA includes these proteins:
- the LOC113880777 gene encoding vomeronasal type-1 receptor 90 — MNKNRLSSFIDIRNAFFSEVAIGILANTILLLFHAHNFLLEHRPKSTDLTIGHLALIHIVMLLTVAFMATDTFGSQKTWDDIQCKLVVHLYSSMRGLSICATCLLSVLRAITLSPRNSRLAKFKPHSSHHNLYCTLFLWVFNMFISGYFLVSTVATPSVTSAHLLHVTESCSLCPVIHFLRYVHFVLRTFQDVCLLGLMALSSGYMVTLLYRHKRQTQHLQSTKLSPKAPPEERATQTILLLMSFFVVMYFLDITVSWFSRKLWDIDSVHMCVQMLVGNGYASISPLVLISAEKRIIKVLKYIW; from the coding sequence atgaataaaaatagaCTTTCCAGTTTCATTGACATAAGAAATGCCTTTTTCTCCGAAGTTGCCATTGGGATCTTGGCCAACACCATCCTTCTTCTCTTCCATGCCCACAACTTCCTTCTTGAGCACAGACCCAAGTCCACTGACCTGACCATTGGTCACTTGGCCCTAATCCACATAGTCATGCTACTAACCGTGGCATTTATGGCTACAGACACCTTTGGGTCTCAGAAAACCTGGGATGACATCCAATGTAAGTTGGTTGTCCACCTGTACAGTTCGATGAGGGGCCTCTCCATTTGCGCCACCTGCCTGCTGAGTGTCCTCCGGGCCATCACCCTCAGCCCCAGAAACTCCCGTCTGGCAAAGTTCAAACCTCACTCATCCCATCACAACCTGTACTGCACTCTCTTCCTGTGGGTCTTCAACATGTTCATCAGTGGTTACTTCTTAGTGTCCACTGTCGCCACCCCCAGTGTGACCTCAGCCCATCTTCTACATGTCACTGAATCCTGCTCACTTTGCCCCGTGATTCACTTCCTTAGGTACGTACACTTTGTACTGAGGACCTTCCAAGACGTCTGCTTGTTGGGGCTCATGGCCCTCTCAAGTGGATACATGGTGACTCTCTTGTACAGGCATAAGAGGCAGACCCAGCATCTTCAGAGCACCAAGCTTTCTCCAAAAGCACCCCCAGAAGAAAGGGCCACTCAGACCATTCTGTTGCTCATGAGTTTCTTTGTGGTCATGTACTTTTTGGACATAACTGTCTCTTGGTTCTCAAGAAAGTTGTGGGATATTGACTCTGTGCATATGTGTGTCCAGATGCTCGTGGGAAACGGCTAtgctagcatcagtcctttggtgCTAATCAGTGCTGAAAAACGAATAATCAAGGTCTTAAAATACATATGGTGA